A single window of Jiangella alkaliphila DNA harbors:
- a CDS encoding type IV toxin-antitoxin system AbiEi family antitoxin domain-containing protein — protein sequence MDLEQLVAAQDGVVSRAQALACGLTEDALTWRLRSGRWQRVHPGVYVTFSGPLPFAARVWAAILRAGRGAVASHRTAAHLDGLCDDPGPVVHVTAPGDRHVRGKTDGVRVHYAHRLPRSRHPARNPPRTRVEDTVLDLVDVASHPREVETWVTAACQRRATTPERLADALGRRKKIRWRAVAVALLADVVDGAHSPLELRHLRRVERAHGLPTGCRQRRVAGERVIWIDVDYAEFHLRVELDGRIGHTGEGRFRDRRRDNHATVGGHATLRYGHADVFGDPCGVAAEHVRVLRARGWTGTPLSCRPGCPVPACGRP from the coding sequence GTGGATCTCGAGCAGCTCGTCGCCGCCCAGGACGGCGTGGTCAGCCGTGCGCAGGCGCTGGCGTGCGGCCTGACCGAGGACGCGCTGACGTGGCGGCTGCGTTCGGGCCGCTGGCAGCGCGTCCATCCCGGGGTGTACGTGACGTTCAGCGGGCCGCTGCCGTTCGCGGCCCGGGTTTGGGCGGCGATCCTGCGAGCGGGCCGCGGAGCTGTGGCCAGCCACCGCACCGCCGCCCACCTGGACGGCCTCTGCGACGATCCCGGTCCGGTCGTCCACGTCACCGCACCGGGCGATCGGCACGTCCGCGGCAAGACCGACGGCGTCCGGGTCCACTACGCGCACCGGTTGCCGCGCAGCCGTCATCCGGCGAGGAACCCCCCGCGGACCCGGGTCGAGGACACGGTGCTGGACCTCGTCGACGTCGCGTCGCACCCGCGTGAGGTCGAGACCTGGGTGACGGCCGCCTGCCAGCGGCGCGCGACGACGCCGGAGCGGCTGGCCGACGCGCTGGGGCGGCGGAAGAAGATCCGCTGGCGCGCCGTCGCCGTGGCGCTGCTGGCCGACGTCGTCGACGGCGCACATTCGCCGTTGGAGCTGCGCCACCTGCGCCGGGTCGAACGTGCGCACGGCCTGCCCACCGGCTGCCGGCAGCGGCGGGTCGCCGGGGAGCGCGTCATCTGGATCGACGTCGATTACGCCGAGTTCCACCTGCGGGTCGAGCTCGACGGACGCATCGGCCACACCGGCGAAGGCCGCTTCCGCGACCGGCGCCGGGACAACCACGCCACCGTCGGCGGCCATGCCACGCTGCGCTACGGCCACGCCGACGTCTTCGGCGACCCCTGCGGCGTCGCCGCGGAACACGTGCGGGTGCTCAGAGCCCGCGGCTGGACCGGCACGCCGCTCTCCTGCCGGCCCGGCTGTCCCGTTCCGGCCTGTGGACGTCCGTGA
- a CDS encoding HTTM domain-containing protein codes for MIGDAIRVVTGAVGRTVDSGERWLFDRKNATYGLAAMRILIGVAILGSLAVNFTNRHYVWGPGARWLTPWLTVDEYGFPFTSVFALDDGTTAFTIKYLLLVALAVAFTIGWRTRVVTPVLMIAIASLMRLNPLGDDAGDNIVRIMLLFLCFADTSMRWSLDARRRARPDYRPLVPLPPWVGTLFHNVALVAVATQVFMIYMTSGLSKVQGSMWQEGVGLYYPLRIGQYAPWPGLNELVYTNGVFVTIGSYLTVFVQVLFPLLLLRRGTRVLALLAIFAMHVGIAVTMALPWFSLAMIAADMVFIRDDTYQAAIRWARRSRQKQPAEPSPAEPEPAEVP; via the coding sequence ATGATCGGCGACGCGATCCGGGTCGTCACCGGCGCCGTCGGGCGGACCGTCGACTCCGGCGAGCGCTGGCTGTTCGACCGCAAGAACGCCACGTACGGGCTGGCCGCGATGCGCATCCTCATCGGCGTCGCGATCCTCGGCTCGCTCGCGGTCAACTTCACCAACAGGCACTACGTGTGGGGCCCGGGCGCGCGCTGGCTCACCCCGTGGCTCACCGTCGACGAGTACGGCTTCCCGTTCACCTCGGTGTTCGCCCTGGACGACGGCACCACGGCCTTCACGATCAAATACCTGCTGCTGGTCGCGCTCGCCGTCGCGTTCACGATCGGCTGGCGCACGCGGGTCGTCACGCCGGTGCTGATGATCGCGATCGCCAGCCTGATGCGGCTCAACCCGCTGGGCGACGACGCCGGCGACAACATCGTCCGCATCATGCTGCTGTTCCTCTGCTTCGCCGACACCTCGATGCGGTGGTCGCTGGACGCCCGCCGCCGCGCCCGGCCCGACTACCGGCCGCTGGTGCCGCTGCCGCCGTGGGTGGGCACCCTCTTCCACAACGTCGCCCTCGTCGCCGTCGCCACCCAGGTGTTCATGATCTACATGACCTCCGGGCTGTCGAAGGTCCAGGGCAGCATGTGGCAGGAGGGCGTCGGGCTCTACTACCCGCTGCGCATCGGCCAGTACGCGCCGTGGCCCGGGCTGAACGAGCTGGTCTACACCAACGGCGTGTTCGTCACGATCGGCAGCTATTTGACGGTGTTCGTGCAGGTGCTGTTCCCGCTGCTGCTGTTGCGACGGGGCACGCGGGTGCTGGCGCTGCTGGCGATCTTCGCCATGCACGTCGGCATCGCCGTGACGATGGCGCTGCCCTGGTTCTCCCTGGCGATGATCGCCGCCGACATGGTCTTCATCCGCGACGACACCTACCAGGCGGCGATCCGCTGGGCTCGACGCTCCCGCCAGAAACAGCCCGCTGAGCCCTCACCCGCCGAGCCCGAACCCGCCGAGGTCCCATGA
- a CDS encoding DUF5819 family protein — protein sequence MPNDSRGAPVPPIAKGVAFFLVGVVALHFVATFLWNAPSNPIKESVGDQVSGYMRPFFQQNWSLFAPNPVNAEDELRVRAQVEDPQTGEVTTTEWEDPTRLEWTLITHDPAPSRASRLTSNLHRRVNTAWDALTDDQQAILGTDYQDMADWRPLADDLIASQGGETSNRVANIVRADRVTTGYATQFAKALWGEDVVAVQFQLVRTPVPRWDVRFDPPPENPQQTVREFGWRPALVDPNQDEAAFADVMDGLVENRDGETP from the coding sequence GTGCCGAACGACAGCCGGGGCGCCCCGGTGCCGCCGATCGCGAAGGGCGTCGCGTTCTTCCTGGTCGGCGTCGTGGCGCTGCATTTCGTCGCGACGTTCCTCTGGAACGCGCCGAGCAACCCGATCAAGGAGTCCGTCGGCGACCAGGTGTCGGGGTACATGCGGCCGTTCTTCCAGCAGAACTGGAGCCTGTTCGCGCCCAACCCGGTGAACGCCGAGGACGAGCTGCGGGTCCGCGCGCAGGTCGAGGACCCGCAGACCGGCGAGGTCACCACCACCGAGTGGGAGGACCCGACCCGGCTCGAGTGGACCCTGATCACCCACGACCCCGCGCCGTCGCGGGCCAGCCGGCTGACGTCGAACCTGCACCGTCGCGTCAACACCGCCTGGGACGCGCTCACCGACGACCAGCAGGCGATCCTCGGCACGGACTACCAGGACATGGCCGACTGGCGGCCGCTGGCCGACGACCTCATCGCCTCGCAGGGCGGCGAGACGTCCAACCGGGTCGCCAACATCGTCCGCGCCGACCGCGTCACCACCGGCTACGCCACCCAGTTCGCCAAGGCACTGTGGGGTGAGGACGTCGTCGCCGTGCAGTTCCAGCTGGTGCGCACGCCGGTGCCGCGCTGGGACGTCCGGTTCGATCCGCCGCCGGAGAACCCGCAGCAGACCGTCCGCGAGTTCGGCTGGCGCCCCGCGCTCGTCGACCCGAATCAGGACGAGGCCGCCTTCGCCGACGTCATGGACGGCCTGGTCGAGAACAGGGACGGGGAAACGCCATGA
- a CDS encoding HTTM domain-containing protein → MIGSAVDRALDAFAVTVGKGEEWLLGVKRATYGLAVVRIIFGLAACWFLLANFSNRHYLWGDAAQWMTPLERNGGFGFPFTLFEGGSDPTTLTVKMLVVLALAILFTLGWRTRFVAPALLICWVSLIESNPLYGDQSDNIFRILLIYLCFADLSGRWSLDARRRARQEQGLSRRLWPRRFTPEGLRRGAGRLGILIHNLAVVAVAAQICIIYVASALYKVQGEAWQDGTAVYYPMQVSQYRPWPWLNDLLSANPLGVLVVSYFSVFIQLFFPLMLLRRGTRVVALLGVLGMHAGIGIIMGLPFFSLFIMAGDQIFIRDSTYQGIAARVRSAWEERRRRRRPGAAQPAPEDAPAEPVPTR, encoded by the coding sequence ATGATCGGGTCCGCCGTCGACCGCGCGCTCGACGCCTTCGCCGTCACCGTCGGCAAGGGCGAGGAGTGGTTGCTGGGCGTCAAGCGCGCCACCTACGGCCTCGCCGTCGTCCGCATCATCTTCGGCCTCGCGGCCTGCTGGTTCCTGCTGGCGAACTTCAGCAACCGGCACTACCTGTGGGGCGACGCCGCGCAGTGGATGACGCCGCTCGAGCGCAACGGCGGCTTCGGCTTCCCGTTCACGCTGTTCGAGGGCGGCAGCGACCCGACGACGCTGACGGTGAAGATGCTGGTCGTCCTCGCGCTGGCGATCCTCTTCACGCTCGGCTGGCGCACGCGGTTCGTCGCGCCGGCGCTGCTGATCTGCTGGGTCAGCCTGATCGAGTCGAACCCGCTCTACGGCGACCAGAGCGACAACATCTTCCGCATCCTGCTCATCTACCTGTGCTTCGCCGACCTGTCCGGACGGTGGTCGCTGGACGCCCGGCGGCGGGCGCGGCAGGAGCAGGGGCTGAGCCGGCGGCTCTGGCCGCGCCGGTTCACCCCCGAGGGCCTGCGCCGCGGCGCCGGCCGGCTGGGCATCCTGATCCACAACCTCGCCGTCGTCGCGGTCGCCGCGCAGATCTGCATCATCTACGTCGCCTCGGCGCTCTACAAGGTGCAGGGCGAGGCGTGGCAGGACGGCACCGCCGTCTACTACCCGATGCAGGTGTCGCAGTACCGGCCGTGGCCGTGGCTGAACGACCTGCTGTCGGCGAACCCGCTCGGCGTGCTCGTCGTCTCGTACTTCTCCGTCTTCATCCAGCTGTTCTTCCCGCTGATGCTGCTGCGCCGCGGCACCCGCGTGGTCGCGCTGCTGGGCGTCCTCGGCATGCACGCCGGCATCGGCATCATCATGGGGCTGCCGTTCTTCTCGCTGTTCATCATGGCCGGCGACCAGATCTTCATCCGCGACTCCACCTACCAGGGCATCGCGGCCCGGGTGCGGTCGGCCTGGGAGGAACGACGTCGACGGCGGCGGCCCGGCGCCGCGCAGCCCGCGCCCGAGGACGCCCCGGCCGAACCCGTGCCCACGAGGTAG
- a CDS encoding DUF5819 family protein has protein sequence MHDHETETTTPARQEPRPTWIKVLAGGLAALLCAHLFATAVFVGPANAAKETLGTTLTNYMQPYFQQEWSLFAPTPISVEYSMLVRGWYDADTPTEWVDVTELEVEGNILHSLAPSRAGIVTRRLAGNMRKQYRLISREEQAVLAGHYHENAWARMEEAMLATPDPSSDARISYVLRLDRAMAAYATQFAWAWWGRDSGIQYVEVQIQETRAPSFDDRGDDPSVTTREFGRRPLYLYDDQDSAAFADAIGRFRP, from the coding sequence ATGCACGACCACGAGACAGAGACGACGACGCCGGCGCGGCAGGAGCCGCGGCCGACGTGGATCAAGGTGCTCGCCGGAGGGCTCGCCGCGCTGCTGTGCGCGCACCTCTTCGCGACGGCGGTGTTCGTGGGTCCGGCCAACGCGGCCAAGGAGACCCTGGGCACGACGCTGACGAACTACATGCAGCCCTACTTCCAGCAGGAGTGGAGCCTGTTCGCGCCGACGCCGATCAGCGTCGAGTACTCCATGCTGGTACGCGGCTGGTACGACGCCGACACCCCGACCGAGTGGGTGGACGTCACCGAGCTCGAGGTCGAGGGCAACATCCTGCACAGCCTGGCGCCGTCGCGCGCGGGCATCGTCACCCGCCGGCTGGCCGGGAACATGCGCAAGCAGTATCGCCTCATCTCGCGCGAGGAGCAGGCCGTGCTGGCCGGCCACTACCACGAGAACGCCTGGGCGCGCATGGAGGAAGCGATGCTGGCGACCCCCGACCCCAGCTCCGACGCGCGCATCTCCTACGTGCTGCGCCTCGACCGCGCCATGGCGGCGTACGCGACGCAGTTCGCGTGGGCCTGGTGGGGCCGCGACTCCGGCATCCAGTACGTCGAGGTGCAGATCCAGGAGACCCGCGCTCCGAGCTTCGACGACCGCGGCGACGACCCGTCGGTGACGACGCGCGAGTTCGGCCGCCGCCCGCTCTACCTGTACGACGACCAGGACAGCGCCGCGTTCGCCGACGCCATCGGGAGGTTCCGGCCATGA
- a CDS encoding choice-of-anchor G family protein yields MGAWLTPAAAAEGDESRAGARFLDGTVLGTDLDEIAELAGVDVENLGDPEAVTDANPLDVTLLDSININIDPNLQIPLSDIIKLGAVNQWATAEDGAVSHAATGAVADNGAIGTGVDAGFPANATFDLTDLLGEGLTDTIADVELELGAVSSEAHLEPSDDDFEVSRDYEIAGGELRVTVPLLSGLNLSLGDDAAIWIEDGTIVIDLDLLFESLNDLPPNSELIGPGLFDILDDLLGELLGDLGEDLGDLLGDLGIDDLTNGLAEALTDILSIKVNVQPDQPEAGTATPTTARAAANVERATTSETYSVAAVQVTVLGGLENGGVSVTLAESHVGPNTKDDGEETEVEGTETEVEGTEVEGTEVEGTEVEGTEVEGTEVEGTEVEGTEVDGTETEVDGTETEVDGTEVDGTENDGDDDGAADANGNEDGDELPDTGAGSSQLLILGLGLVLAGGIAAYAVSRRRGLTVE; encoded by the coding sequence GTGGGTGCGTGGCTGACGCCCGCCGCAGCGGCCGAGGGTGACGAGTCGCGCGCCGGCGCGCGGTTCCTCGACGGCACCGTTCTGGGTACCGACCTGGACGAGATCGCCGAGCTCGCCGGCGTCGACGTTGAGAACCTGGGCGACCCGGAGGCCGTCACCGACGCCAACCCGCTGGACGTCACGCTGCTCGACTCGATCAACATCAACATCGATCCCAACCTGCAGATCCCGCTGAGCGACATCATCAAGCTCGGCGCGGTGAACCAGTGGGCCACCGCAGAGGACGGCGCGGTGTCGCACGCGGCGACCGGCGCGGTCGCCGACAACGGCGCCATCGGCACCGGCGTCGACGCCGGCTTCCCGGCCAACGCGACGTTCGACCTCACCGACCTGCTCGGTGAGGGCCTGACGGACACCATCGCCGACGTCGAGCTCGAGCTCGGCGCCGTCTCGTCCGAGGCGCACCTCGAGCCGTCCGACGACGACTTCGAGGTCTCGCGCGACTACGAGATCGCCGGTGGCGAGCTGCGGGTCACGGTTCCGCTGCTGAGCGGCCTGAACCTGTCGCTCGGCGACGACGCCGCGATCTGGATCGAGGACGGCACCATCGTCATCGACCTCGACCTGCTGTTCGAGAGCCTGAACGACCTGCCGCCGAACAGCGAGCTGATCGGCCCGGGCCTGTTCGACATCCTCGACGACCTGCTGGGCGAGCTGCTCGGCGACCTCGGCGAGGACCTGGGCGACCTGCTCGGCGACCTGGGCATCGACGACCTCACCAACGGCCTGGCCGAGGCCCTGACCGACATCCTGTCGATCAAGGTCAACGTCCAGCCGGACCAGCCGGAGGCCGGCACCGCCACGCCGACCACCGCGCGCGCCGCCGCCAACGTCGAGCGGGCCACCACGTCCGAGACGTACAGCGTCGCGGCCGTGCAGGTCACCGTGCTCGGCGGCCTCGAGAACGGTGGCGTCTCGGTGACGCTGGCCGAGTCGCACGTCGGCCCGAACACCAAGGACGACGGTGAGGAGACCGAGGTCGAGGGCACCGAGACCGAGGTGGAAGGCACCGAGGTCGAGGGCACCGAGGTCGAAGGGACCGAGGTGGAAGGCACCGAGGTCGAGGGCACCGAGGTGGAAGGCACCGAGGTCGAGGGCACCGAGGTCGACGGCACCGAGACCGAGGTCGACGGTACCGAGACGGAGGTCGACGGCACCGAGGTCGACGGCACCGAGAACGACGGTGACGACGACGGCGCGGCCGACGCCAACGGCAACGAGGACGGCGACGAGCTGCCCGACACCGGTGCCGGCTCCAGCCAGCTGCTGATCCTCGGCCTGGGCCTGGTCCTCGCCGGTGGCATCGCGGCCTACGCGGTCAGCCGCCGCCGGGGCCTCACGGTCGAGTGA
- a CDS encoding choice-of-anchor G family protein, with protein sequence MTSWERHRRRRVAASLLAAGLAPVVAAGAWLVPASAAEGDESRAAARFLSGEVLGTDLDAVAELAGVQVENLGTPDPVTEANPLDLTVLDTLNVTVPGGVQLPLSDLIQLGAVNQWASAEDGGASHAATGAVADSGGIGTGVEAGFPGNATFDLTDVLGEALTDLIADLELELGAISSEAHLVPAGEAFEFTNDYEIAGGQLRLTVPLLADLLPQVQDAVATVDEVVNGLAGPEGTIAQTLSTVEGLLNLLSVAGVENPDITVSLETDLAGAVDELLATPLGEGTGVELNLAEGTLVVDLDTLLGGLNDQAPNTELLSPEVISQLAETIGSLLDSLVTDIVETVENALRAATLDVKIYAEVGGLLPGTLDLQLTGSLGDVLTGEASFVNNSTGVVVGLISALIAPVLDTLISTIGGVVEDLVFAEGGPLTTLGETVAGLVSSLADALTPVGDLLASILSIKLNVQPELVIEPMDAGVGQLRATDGPYSVAALEVTALPDAPVAVVTLAESTVGPNTAGDDGGETEVEGTEVEGTEVEGTEVDGTEVEGTEVEGTEVEGTEVDGTEVEGTEVEGTEVEGTEVDGTEVEGTEVEGTEVEGTEVEGTEVDGTEVEGTEVEGTEVEGTEVDGTEVEGTEVEGTEVEGTEVDGTEVEGTEVEGTEVEGTEVEGTEVDGTEVEGTEVEGTEVEGTEVEGTEVDGTEVEGTEVEGTEVEGTEVDGTEVEGTEVDGSETDGVEVNGVETAGGNDPDPAIETSGDDDKSHEVSAADDDDDEHLPDTGAGSNQLLVVGIGLMLSGGLAAFAVSRRRGVGQG encoded by the coding sequence ATGACTTCCTGGGAAAGACATCGTCGGCGTCGGGTAGCTGCTTCTCTCCTGGCGGCCGGACTGGCCCCGGTAGTCGCCGCCGGCGCGTGGCTCGTGCCCGCATCGGCAGCCGAAGGTGACGAATCCCGCGCGGCCGCGCGATTCCTGAGCGGTGAGGTCCTCGGGACCGATTTGGATGCCGTCGCCGAACTGGCCGGCGTCCAGGTCGAGAATCTCGGTACACCCGACCCGGTCACCGAGGCGAACCCGCTCGATCTCACCGTTCTCGACACCCTCAACGTGACGGTTCCAGGCGGTGTGCAGTTGCCGCTGAGCGACCTCATCCAGCTGGGCGCCGTCAACCAGTGGGCGTCGGCGGAGGACGGCGGCGCGTCGCACGCGGCGACCGGCGCGGTCGCCGACAGCGGCGGCATCGGCACGGGCGTCGAGGCCGGGTTCCCCGGCAACGCGACGTTCGACCTCACCGACGTGCTGGGCGAGGCGCTCACCGACCTGATCGCCGACCTCGAGCTCGAGCTCGGCGCCATCTCGTCGGAGGCGCACCTCGTGCCGGCCGGCGAGGCGTTCGAGTTCACCAACGACTACGAGATCGCCGGTGGTCAGCTGCGGCTGACCGTTCCCCTGCTCGCCGATCTCCTGCCCCAGGTCCAGGACGCCGTCGCGACCGTCGACGAGGTCGTCAACGGGCTGGCCGGCCCCGAGGGCACGATCGCCCAGACCCTCTCGACCGTCGAGGGGCTGCTCAACCTGCTGTCCGTCGCCGGGGTCGAGAACCCCGACATCACGGTCTCGCTGGAGACCGACCTGGCGGGCGCGGTCGACGAGCTGCTCGCGACGCCGCTCGGCGAGGGCACCGGGGTCGAGCTGAACCTGGCCGAGGGCACGCTGGTCGTCGACCTCGACACGCTGCTCGGCGGCCTGAACGACCAGGCGCCGAACACCGAACTGCTCAGCCCCGAGGTCATCTCGCAGCTGGCCGAGACGATCGGCAGCCTGCTCGACTCGCTCGTCACCGACATCGTCGAGACGGTCGAGAACGCGCTGCGGGCGGCGACGCTGGACGTCAAGATCTACGCCGAGGTGGGCGGGCTGCTGCCCGGCACGCTGGACCTCCAGCTCACCGGTTCGCTCGGTGACGTGCTGACCGGCGAGGCCTCGTTCGTCAACAACAGCACCGGCGTCGTCGTCGGGCTGATCTCGGCACTGATCGCGCCGGTGCTCGACACGCTGATCTCCACGATCGGCGGGGTCGTCGAGGACCTGGTGTTCGCCGAGGGCGGTCCGCTCACCACACTGGGCGAGACGGTCGCCGGCCTGGTCAGCTCGCTGGCCGACGCCCTCACCCCGGTCGGCGACCTCCTGGCGTCGATCCTGTCGATCAAGCTGAACGTCCAGCCCGAGCTCGTGATCGAGCCCATGGATGCCGGCGTCGGTCAGCTGCGGGCGACGGACGGCCCGTACAGCGTGGCCGCTCTCGAGGTGACGGCGCTGCCGGACGCTCCGGTCGCCGTGGTCACCCTCGCCGAGTCGACGGTCGGCCCCAACACCGCCGGCGACGACGGTGGCGAGACCGAGGTCGAGGGCACTGAGGTCGAAGGGACCGAGGTCGAGGGCACTGAGGTGGACGGCACCGAGGTCGAAGGGACCGAGGTCGAAGGGACCGAGGTCGAGGGCACTGAGGTGGACGGCACCGAGGTCGAAGGGACCGAGGTCGAAGGGACCGAGGTCGAGGGCACTGAGGTGGACGGCACTGAGGTCGAAGGGACCGAGGTCGAAGGGACCGAGGTCGAAGGGACCGAGGTCGAGGGCACTGAGGTGGACGGCACCGAGGTCGAAGGGACCGAGGTCGAAGGGACCGAGGTCGAGGGCACTGAGGTGGACGGCACCGAGGTCGAAGGCACCGAGGTCGAGGGCACCGAGGTCGAGGGCACTGAGGTGGACGGCACCGAGGTCGAAGGCACCGAGGTCGAAGGGACCGAGGTCGAAGGGACCGAGGTCGAGGGCACTGAGGTGGACGGCACCGAGGTCGAAGGGACCGAGGTCGAAGGCACCGAGGTCGAAGGGACCGAGGTCGAGGGCACTGAGGTGGACGGCACCGAGGTCGAAGGGACCGAGGTCGAAGGCACCGAGGTCGAAGGGACCGAGGTGGACGGCACCGAGGTCGAAGGCACCGAGGTCGACGGCTCGGAGACCGACGGGGTCGAGGTCAACGGCGTCGAGACGGCCGGGGGCAACGACCCGGACCCGGCGATCGAGACCAGCGGCGACGACGACAAGAGCCACGAGGTCAGCGCCGCTGACGATGACGACGACGAGCACCTGCCCGACACCGGCGCTGGGTCGAACCAGCTCCTGGTCGTCGGCATCGGGCTGATGCTCTCCGGTGGTCTCGCCGCCTTCGCGGTGAGCCGTCGCCGCGGCGTCGGTCAGGGCTGA
- a CDS encoding acyltransferase, translated as MTYRVAVLFRRRDPRQARYLTPSSLRWVVRHRAWTWWYLVRYLRLARLRLLHPEVVTEGMVFLGRRVRVSGRRGYGRVVLGRWVHLGDGTRLMAHEGTLRVGDKAVFGSDNTVTCYLDVEIGARTLVADWVYVTDFDHRTDDLALPIKDQGIIKSPVRIGPDCWLGVKVTVLRGAVVGRGCVLAAHAVVRGTVPDLAVAGGVPARILKHRGNPAVSMESDQDDCPDRRN; from the coding sequence ATGACATACCGTGTGGCGGTGCTGTTCCGCCGTCGCGACCCCCGGCAGGCGCGGTATCTGACGCCGTCGTCGCTGCGCTGGGTGGTCCGGCACCGGGCGTGGACGTGGTGGTACCTGGTCCGGTACCTGCGGCTGGCGCGGCTGCGGCTTCTGCACCCCGAGGTGGTCACCGAGGGCATGGTGTTCCTGGGCCGGCGGGTCCGGGTCTCCGGCCGGCGCGGTTACGGGCGCGTGGTGCTGGGCCGGTGGGTGCACCTCGGCGACGGCACCCGCCTGATGGCGCACGAGGGGACGCTGCGGGTCGGCGACAAGGCGGTGTTCGGCTCGGACAACACGGTGACGTGTTACCTGGACGTCGAGATCGGCGCCCGGACGCTCGTGGCCGACTGGGTCTACGTCACCGACTTCGACCACCGCACCGACGATCTCGCGCTGCCGATCAAGGACCAGGGCATCATCAAGTCGCCGGTGCGGATCGGTCCGGACTGCTGGCTCGGGGTGAAGGTGACGGTGCTCCGCGGCGCCGTCGTGGGCCGCGGCTGCGTGCTCGCCGCGCACGCCGTCGTCCGCGGGACCGTCCCCGATCTGGCCGTGGCCGGGGGAGTTCCGGCGAGAATTCTCAAGCACCGCGGGAATCCGGCGGTTTCCATGGAAAGCGACCAGGACGATTGTCCGGATCGGCGGAATTGA
- a CDS encoding GNAT family N-acetyltransferase → MKTTRLAESAHLFSGAGVTTRLRDGRSVTIRAATPRDAGDVSAMHVRCSTETVRHRYHSVPSMTGRFLSQLLGTDIALVAVAPNQAIVALANLGRDEGDAGELAVIVEDRWQRAGLGSMLLDHLVSMARLVGYREVFTVGLPGNHWYCQTLARHGRARLERSDSYDAMRLSLRPALARLPEELGATAAA, encoded by the coding sequence ATGAAGACGACGCGACTGGCCGAATCGGCACACCTTTTCTCAGGCGCGGGCGTCACGACACGACTCCGCGACGGGCGCTCGGTCACCATCCGAGCCGCCACGCCGCGCGACGCCGGTGACGTCAGCGCGATGCACGTACGGTGCTCCACCGAGACCGTCCGGCACCGCTACCACTCCGTCCCGTCGATGACCGGACGGTTCCTCTCCCAGCTCCTCGGCACCGACATCGCCCTGGTCGCCGTGGCGCCCAACCAGGCGATCGTCGCGCTGGCCAACCTGGGCCGCGACGAGGGCGACGCCGGCGAGCTGGCCGTCATCGTGGAGGACCGCTGGCAGCGGGCCGGCCTCGGGTCGATGCTGCTGGACCACCTGGTCAGCATGGCCCGGCTGGTCGGCTACCGCGAGGTCTTCACCGTCGGGCTGCCCGGCAACCACTGGTACTGCCAGACGCTCGCCCGGCACGGCCGGGCCCGGCTGGAGCGGTCGGACAGCTACGACGCGATGCGGCTGTCGCTGCGACCGGCGCTGGCCCGGCTGCCCGAGGAACTGGGCGCGACGGCGGCCGCGTGA
- a CDS encoding class I SAM-dependent methyltransferase, with the protein MMTGDAREPASAEDVERAWSDTKLAQVLYHDWEAQTYDDKWSISFDDRCISYARDRFTAVAGPPLAPYERALEIGAGTGFFSLNLRQAGVLDDVTVTDISPGMVEAAQRNARQLGFEIAGEVADAEKLPFPDETFDVVVGHAVIHHLPDVEQAFREMLRVLKPGGRVVICGEPTKYGDKIARALSRATWWTATRATRLPGLSGWARSQEELDESSRAAALESVVDLHTFDPGDLTVLVTRAGFTRAKAVTEELTAAWFGWPVRTLEHAVNPDRLGWGWAMFAYKSWLRLSAADRVLARVVPRELFYNVSVTAVRPE; encoded by the coding sequence ATGATGACGGGGGACGCGCGCGAGCCGGCGTCGGCGGAGGACGTCGAGCGGGCCTGGTCCGACACCAAGCTCGCCCAGGTGCTCTACCACGACTGGGAGGCGCAGACCTATGACGACAAGTGGTCGATCTCGTTCGACGATCGCTGCATCTCCTACGCCCGCGACCGGTTCACCGCCGTCGCCGGCCCGCCGCTCGCGCCGTACGAGCGGGCCCTCGAGATCGGCGCCGGGACCGGGTTCTTCTCGCTGAACCTGCGCCAGGCCGGCGTGCTCGACGACGTCACCGTCACCGACATCTCGCCGGGCATGGTCGAGGCGGCGCAGCGCAACGCCCGTCAGCTCGGCTTCGAGATCGCCGGCGAGGTGGCCGACGCCGAGAAGCTGCCGTTCCCCGACGAGACCTTCGACGTCGTCGTCGGGCACGCCGTCATCCACCACCTGCCCGACGTCGAGCAGGCGTTCCGCGAGATGCTGCGCGTGCTGAAGCCGGGCGGGCGGGTCGTCATCTGCGGCGAGCCGACGAAGTACGGCGACAAGATCGCCCGCGCGCTGTCGCGGGCCACCTGGTGGACGGCGACCCGCGCCACCCGGCTGCCGGGCCTGTCCGGCTGGGCGCGGTCTCAGGAGGAGCTGGACGAGTCGTCCCGCGCCGCCGCGCTGGAGTCCGTCGTCGACCTGCACACGTTCGACCCCGGCGATCTGACGGTGCTGGTCACCCGGGCCGGGTTCACCCGCGCGAAGGCGGTCACCGAGGAGCTGACGGCGGCCTGGTTCGGCTGGCCGGTGCGCACGCTCGAGCACGCCGTCAACCCCGACCGGCTGGGCTGGGGCTGGGCGATGTTCGCGTACAAGAGCTGGCTGCGGCTCTCGGCCGCCGACCGCGTGCTGGCCCGGGTGGTGCCGCGCGAGCTGTTCTACAACGTGTCGGTAACGGCGGTCCGGCCGGAGTAG